From the Streptomyces sp. NBC_01216 genome, the window GGCTATCCGCGCCGGTGACCGCATCAAGCTGGAGGTCAACAGCCACAACAAGGAGCTTTATCTCTACTGTGAGACCGGTAACAGGGACAACGTCTACGGGGGCAGTAGGAACTACTCCAACGCCACCTGGCGAGTTCATTACTACGACTCCCGCAGCAGCGTGAACGATGCTTCGGACGGCCAAGGAACCATCGCTGAACCCGACGGAGGCGACATCCGCTCGGCGGATGACTGACTGAGCGTTTCGCCCTGTGAGGTGTGTTTGATCCCAGGTCAGGTTCCGCGCCAGTTGGGGGTGGCTTCGCCGGTGAGGCGGCGGGCCATGAGGTCGATCATCGCGAAGTGGACCATGGCTTCGAACCGGTGCGGGTGGGTTTCGTAGTCGCGGGCGAGTCGGCGGTGGTGCATGAGCCACCCGATGCTCCTCTCGATCGTCCAGCGTCTGGGAATGACCGTGAACCCCTTGACGCGCCCCGGGGCGTTAGACGGGGTGGACGTGGATGCCCAGGCGGGCGCCGTGGTCGATGGCGGTGGTGCGGTAGCTGCCGTCCACCCAGACCTTGGTGACGCGCGGGTGGGCGGCGGCGATGCGGGTGAGTAAGGTGACACCGGCCGCGGTGTCGGAGGCGCTGGCGGCGGTGACCAGGACTCCACCGCTGGCCGCACCCTCCTGGAGCAGGCCGCCGCCGACCACCCCAGCCTTCGCAAATCTGGGTCGACGGGGCTACCGCAAGCACTTCGTCGAGCACGCAGCCGCCCTAGGTATCGACCTCGGAATCCTCCAACGTGCCAGACGCAGAGGAGCCGCCCCGGTGTGACGGTGGCCGGGGCGGCTCTGTAGGCGGAGTGGTCAGCGGTTCGGTGGTCGGAATGGGACGACGTTGTCCGCGACGGGAGAAGGCTCGCTCTCGGATTCCTTCTGAACCGTTCCGGGTTCGGTAGAGATCTCAGATGTTGGTTGTGACCTGGGGTTTCGTGGTTGCTCGGTAGTGGTTGTTCTCGTATTCGACGGGCGGGACGTGGCCTATCTCACCGTGGAGTCGTCGGTGGTTGTACCAGTCGACGTACTCGGCGGTGGCGAGCTCGACGTCGGACAGCGTCTTCCATGGCCGTCGGGGCTTGATCAGCTCGGTCTTGAACAGGCCGATCGTGCTCTCCATCAAAGCGTTGTCATAGGCGTCGCCGACCGAGCCGATCGAGGCGGCGATGCCGGCTGCGTCCAGGTGCTCGGCGAGCCGGAAACTCGTGTACTGCGACCCGGCGTCCGAGTGATGGATCAACTCGCCTGGCTGAACGGGGTGTTGGTCGCGGTCGCGCTGCCAGATCGCCATCTCCAGGGCGTCCAGCACGAAGACCGTCTCCTTCACGGTGGCCGCGGACCAGCCGACGATCCGGCGGGAGAAGGTGTCCACGACGAAGGCGACGTAGACGACGCCGGCCCAGGTCTTCACGTGGGTGAAGTCCGCGACCCAGCAGCGGTTCGGGGCGCCGGCGATGAAGTCCCGGTCCACAAGGTCGGGGGCCCGGTCGGCCTGGCCGCCGGGAAGCGTGGTGATCACACGTCTGCCGCGGACCGCTCCTGCGATGCCGAGTTCCCGCATCAGGCGCTCGACGGTGCAGCGGGCCACCGTGACGCCCTGCCGGTTCAGCTCCCGCCAGATCTTCCTCGCCCCGTAGACGCGGTAGTTGGTGTCGTAGACGTGCTGGATCAGCTCTTTCAGCTCGCTGTCCCGCACGGTCCTGGCGGACGGTGCGGCCTGGCGTTGGTGGTGGGCGTAGTAGGTGGAGGGGGCGATCTTGCAGTCGTGCATCGTCAGCACGCGGCAGATCGGCTCGACACCGCCGAAGCGGCCCTTGTGCTCGTCGATGAACGCTACGAGCGTGTGTGTGGCCGGTCGAGCTCGGCCGCGAAGAAAGACGCCGCGGCTTTCAGGATCTCGTTCGCCCGCTTGAGCTCGGCGTTCTCCTTCTTCAGTCGCTTCAGCTCGGCCGATTCCTCGGTGGTCACGCCAGGACGCACTCCGGCGTCGACCTGGTCCTGCCTCACCCCGGATCCACCGGTTGATGTGCGGCGGTGACGTTGCCGGGAACGAGGAAGTGCCCTGTGACCTGCGATGATGGGAGTTCTCACGCTTCCAGCACGCACGACCAACAGGGCACTTCTGAGATGCAATCTTCCCATGCCGCGGCGAAGGTCTCCGCACGGTTCGATGATCCGAATCTGATCGCGTACGGCGGGCTCGCGCCGCTGGTGCGCCTGGCCGAGCGGTGCGGCCTGCCCGGCCTGGTCGGCGAGATGATGCGGCTGCCGGCCTCGAAGAACGGCACCGGTTCCTTCCCGGCCGCCAAGTCGATGGCGCTCATCGCGGGCATGGCCGCGGGCGCGGACAGTATCGACGACATGGACCGGCTGCGGCACGGCGCGATGCGGCGCCTGTTCACCGGGGTCCGCGCCCCGTCGACCCTCGGCAGCTTCCTGCGGTCCTTCACCCACGGGCACGTGAAGCAACTGCACGCCGTCGCCCGCCGGTTCCTGCCTCGCCTGGCCGCGCACACCCCGCTGCTGCCCGGCGCCGACACGGTCGCCTACCTCGATCTGGACGACACCATCAAGCCGGTCCACGGCTATGCCAAACAGGGCACCGGTTACGGATACAACAAGGTCAAGGGCCTGAACGCGCTGATCGCGACGCTGTCCACGCCGCTGGCCGCCCCGGTGATCGCCGCAACCAGGCTGCGCAAGGGCAGCGTGAACTCGGTGCGCGGAGCCGGTTCGTTCGCCGCCGAGGCGGTCCGCACCGCCCGCGCGTCCGGTGCGACCGGGATGCTGACCGTGCGGGCGGATGCGGCCTACTACGCCGCCGAGGTGATCGCCGCCTGCCGCGCGCTCGGCGCCCGCTTCTCCGTCACGGTGCGGATGAACGCCTCCGTCAAGCAGGCCATCGCCGCTATCGACGAGACGGCCTGGACGCCGATCAAGTACCCCAAGGCGGTGTGGGACAGCGAGGAGGAACGCTGGATATCGGACGCCGAGATCGCCGAGATCGAGTACACCGCCTTCACCTCGAAACCGAAGAAGCAGCAGGTCACCGCCCGTCTCATCGTGCGACGCGTCAAGCGCCTGAACCCCGCGACCGTGCCCGGGGGCCAGGGCGAGCTGTTCACCGCCTGGCGCTACCACGCCGCGTTCACCGACAGCACGCTGCCGCTCATCGACGCCGAGCGTGACCACCGGCGCCACGCGATCGTGGAACAGGTGATCTCCGAGCTGAAGAACGGCCCGTTCGCACACGCCCCCTCGGGCAGCTTCCAGGCGAACGCCGCCTGGCTCGCGCTGGCCGCCCTCGCCTTCAACCTGACCCGCGCCTGCGGAACGCTCGCCGGCACCTTTCACGCCCGCGCGACGTGCGCGACCATCCGTGATCACCTGGTCAACGTGCCCGCCCGTCTGGCCCGTTCGGCCCGCCGGCTCACCCTGCACCTGCCCGAACGCTGGCCCTGGCACGACGCCTTCGAAGCCCTCTTCAACACCTTGCACACCCCGCCCCAACCGACCTGACCTGCCCGTATCTGACCCGCCCGCCAGGGCCCGAGAGCTGTGGACATGTGGAAAAGCTGGGCAGACCAGCGGCCACCCCATGCCCGCCGCCAGACGCATCGCCTCGATCACCGAAAACGATCACTCACGAAACGAGCCGGTGGATCCGGGTTCAGGGTTGGATTGCCAGGCGATCACTTGCCGTAGGCCAGCTCGCAGCTGCTCCTCATCGGCTTCGGAGCGCGAGCGAACGCCCATGGCGTGGTTGATGCGAATCTGAACGTCGATGATTCTCTCCCCTACAGCACGGGCGAGTGGTCCTACTCTGCTGGCGATCTCGCGCTTCAGGCCGGTCATGTCCTTCGCGTCGATCTCGTCCTCGGACAGCCTGCTCTGGGAGAGGGGCACAGGGAACGAGGAGGGATCGCTCAGCCATTCTTCGGTATGGGCCAGTCCGCGAATGAGGAGTTCCAGGGTGACTTGGAGGGTGTCTCACGTGGTGTGACGCCGGTGCGGCATGATGCTGGTCGTGGGTGCTGATCTGTCGCAGCGGCTGGTTCCTGATGGTCTGTGGGAGCTGGTCGCCCCGTTGATGCCGTCGTTCAAGTGCCGTCCGCAGGGCGGCGGGACTGCCCCGTTGGACGAGCGGGCCGTGTTCACGGCGGTGGTGTACGTCCTGGCCAGCGGGTGTGCCTGGCGGCATCTGCCGGAGACGTTCGGTGTCTCGCCCGCCACCGCGCACCGCCGGTTCACCGCGTGGACGAGGGCGGGGCTGTGGCGTTGTCTGCACCGGGCGGTCCTGGACGAGCTCAGTGCCCGGGGCGAGCTCGACTGGACCTCCGCGATCGTCGACGCCGCCTCGGTGCGGGCGAAAAGGGGGGTTCGCTGACCGGGCCGAACCCGGTCGATCGCGGCAAGAAGGGCAGCAAACTGCACGTGCTGTCCGAGGCGCGGGGCATCCCCCTGGCCGTCGCCGTGTCCGGAGCAAACACCCACGACAGCCAGGCCCTCAAGCCGCTGATCCGAGGCATACCCGCCATCCGCTCCCGCCGCGGGCCACGCCGGCGCAGGCCGGTCAAGCTCCGCGCGGACAAGGCATACTTCTCCGCCCACCACCTGGCCTGGCTGCGCGAACGCGGAATCATCCCGCGTATCGCCCGCCCGGGCATCGAGTCGAGCGAGCGGCTCGGCCGACACCGTTGGAAGATCGAGAGGTCGATCGCCTGGCTCTTCGGCTACCGCCGCCTCACCGTCCGATACGAGCGAAAGGGCTCCCACTTCCTCGCCTTCCTCGGCCTGGCCGCCGCCCTGACCTGCTACAAGAAGCTCGCGAAACTCACCACGTGAGACACCCTCTTGGTCCCGGTAGCGAATGCCCATGGCGTCGTTGATGACGGGGTGGATGACGCGGAGCGGCTGCTTGAGTTTCCTGCCGACCTCGGCGGCGAGATCGTTGAGCAGGCGGCGGGCGCGGCTCTGCGTCAGTACCGGTACGGCCTGGCAGACCCAACAGGGGATGCCGGCCGATGCCGCCGGGCGCTGGCTGCACAGGGAGCAGACGAATCCGGGGCACGCTTCGCACAGCATGTCGGCGTGTTCCTCGGTGTAGGCGCCGGCTCCCGCCTCACGGAGTTGGTCGCCGATCGAGCGGCAGGATCTCACGCAGAGCCGGTTCGCCTCGGCTGCGCCGGTCTGCGGGGAGAGGCCGGTGAAGGACACGCGACCCCCGTGGGTTGTCAGCCCTTCATGGCGCGCTTCCCGGTAGGCCTGGAGTAGCTGGCGGGCGCTTGCGCCTCCCAGGCTTTCCTGGCGTCCCGCGCATGCACAGGGAAGTCGGTCGGCGTAGCCGCAGTACTCCGCGCCGAACAGGCCGCATTGGGGGCAGAGCGTCCACTGGTACAGGGCATCGGCGTAGGTTTCCATCCCGCAGGTCTCGTGGTTTCGCCACGGCCCCTCGGCGAGGCTGTCTCCGAAGCAGATCCACTCCGGAATGGGCCCGGTGGCCAGGAACGCTCGGCCCTGCCACTCCTCGTCGAGGGCCACCTCGTCGTCTGAGGCGATGTCGTCCTCGGGGTACGCCGAGTGGCCGGGCCCTGCGACGGCCGCTGCGAAGTCCCCCCACCAGGAGGGGTCCTCTACTCCGGATTCCTGAGCGTGGAACCAGAAGCACTCACGAGGCAACCAGAAAGTCGGGGTGAAGGTCACACCCCTCGCCGTGGTGAACGCGGCAGGTTCGTAGGTCCATGGGATCCCCATGTCTGAGAAGAAGATCGCCCAGCGGGCGTGGAGTTCGGTTTGGAACTCGAAGGTGATCAGCTCGTACGCCATGATGGAGCGCTCCCGAAGGGTCGGCCGACTCGGCTGCGCCCCACGATGACGCGCACGGGACGCGTGGCGGCGGCTGCGTCACCGGTCCGGAGCAGTGGCGTCGCCCTGATGGGGCCACCACCGATCACGGGGTGTACCCCGCAAGCTGACGAACGGGCCCCGGAGGCCCATCGGGGCTCCGGTCCGGGTCGCGTCCAGAAAGTGGTGTAAAAGGCGACGAGCGTAGGTTTCGTACTGAACCGACCAAAGTTCGTACGGAAGGACCCACGCTCGTGCACCATCGAGTATCCCCGACCGAGACCATCCGCGGCGAGATCGACGCCGTGTTCGCCGAGGGCCGGCCGCTGGCCGACTGCCTCGAGGACGTCGCCCGCCTCGGTGCCCGTCTGATCATCCAGTCCGCGCTCGAGGCCGAGGTTGACGAGTTCCTGGGCCGCGCCCGCTACCAGCGCGCCGACGCGGTCCAGGGTCAGGACCAGGCCCCGGCGGCGGACGCCCGGCCGGTGCCCGCTGCGCGGGCCGGCCACCGAAACGGTCACCGCGAGGTGACTGTCAAGACGACGTCTGGGCCGGTGAAGATCAAGAAGCCGAAGCTGCGCGGGACCACGGAGAAGTTCGCCTCGCGCCTGTTCGGGGCCACGGTGACGCGGACGAACGCGCTGGAATCCCTCGTCATCGCCTCGTTCGTGCGGGGCCTGTCCACCCGCGACGTGGAGAACACCCTCGCCGAAGCATTGGGCTCAGACGCCGCGCTGTCGAAGTCGACGGTCTCCAATATCTGCCAGAACATCCGTACGGACTACGACAGTTGGCGTCAGCGAGACCTGTCCCACGTCACGCTGGACTACCTGTTCATCGACGCCTCCCATTTCCGGATGCACCCGAACGCCCCCGCCGAACCGGTCCTCGCCGCGTGGGGCATCGACACCGACGGCAAGCCCGTCTTCCTCGGCCTGGAAGCCGCCGGCTCGGAGTCCCACGACGCCTGGGCCGACTTCCTGACCGGCCTGCTCGAGCGCGGGCTCACGCCGCCGCTGCTGGTGATATCCGACGGCGGCGCTGGACTGATCTCCGCCAGCGAGCTCGTCCTGGGCCGCAGCCTGCGCCAGCGATGCCTGATCCACAAATGCCGCAACGTCACCTCCAAGGTCAGCCGCCACGACCTGGAAGCGGTCAAGAAGGACTTCTGGGAGATCTTCGACACCGCCACACTCGGGATCCCGCCCGGCCAGCAACTGGTCGACGCCGTCCAGCGCCGCATCGACGACTTCGCCACGAAGTGGGGGAAGGCTTACCCCGCAGCCGTCAAATCCCTTCTCACGGACCGGAGTTCACTCACCGCCTACCTTCGCTTCCCCGTCGAACACCACAAGCGGATCCGCCACTCCAACTTCATCGAGCGGACCTTCGGCGAGACCCGCCGACGGGTCAAGGTCATCGGCCGCTTCCCCGGCGAGACCAGCTGCGTCTCCCTCGCCTTCGCCGTCCTCGACCGCGCCGCCACCGGCTGGCGCGGCTTCACCACCACCCCCGCCACCGCACGCCAGCTCGAACGCATGCGCCGCGGCCTGCTCCACCCCGCCGAAGCAGAAGTGATCCACCTCGCAGCACCGGCCCGCGTGTCCCTCACCAAGGCCGCGTAACATCGACCACCACGAAACCCCTCGTCGAGCTTTTACACCGCTCCGAGGACGCGACCCCGGTCCGCATGGACCTCGCCGGGGAGGGTGTCGATGCGGTACGTCTGCCGGCCTGTGCTGCTGGAGTTCGCGCCACCCGCAGGTGGCGTGGTCCGGAAGCGGCGTCGTAACGCTGGACGGCATCTCACCCGCAGGCTACCCAAAGCCCGGCTGAGCGCAGAAGACACTTGCCTTGAGGCGAGCCGCGCCCGACCCGACGGTTATCGGGGTGAAGAGGTCGGCGTCGTCGCATACCCGCCGGTGGGCTGGCGCTTGGGCCGATCCGGTGCGTGTCGGCTACCGGTTCCCCGGGAGCCGAGCCGTCAGGAGGAGCTCGGCGGTCGCGCGGGCGGTCAGGGCGCTGTCCGGGGTCCGGTCGAGGTGCGCGGCGGTGACGGGCCCCGTCGCAGAGCCGTACAAGGGCTGCGACGAGTCCGCTGTCCGTGTCAGCGCCGAGCGGCGCCAAGAGGCGTGTGAAAAGGGCGGGCAGTCAGGCACGGTCATCGGCGATGGGCGCCCGGATTCCTCGTGGTGGGGGTACTCCGCCGCGGCGTTGGTGAAGGGGCAGCCGCGGAAGCCGGGCTCCTTCACCCGACTATGCGGCCGATGCACGGCGGAATATAGCTGCAAATCCCCGGTTTCCGAAACCGGGGATCGTGTAGATGATCGAAACTCCACCGCCGCTTCCCTGCACTCGAGTCGAAAGGTATTGAGCCGAAACTCATCGGTTGCCTGGTCGTTGATCGGGTGTGATCGAGGGTGGGGATATGCGTCGGCTGTCGCCGGATGCGCAGGAGGATCTTCGGCTGCGGGTGGTTGCGGCGCTGGAGTCGGGGCGGGTGGCGACGTACGGCCGGGCCGCGGAGATGTTCGGCGTGTCCGAAAGGTCGGTGGGCACCTGGTGGCGGGCCTTCAAGGCTGGTGGCAGGCCAGCGCTGCTGGCGGCGGAGCGTGAATCGCGGGCGGGGAAAGGCGAGTTGCTCGATAGCTGCGCACGCGGTGCGGTGTTGCGGGCGATGCGGGACTACACCCCGGCCGACCTGGGGCAGAGCGGGGTGATGTGGACCCGTGCCTCGACGAGAGCCTTGATCCGGCTGGTGTGTGGGGTGTCGATGACGGAACAGGGGGTGGGCAAATGGCTGCGTCGGCATGGCTTCACGCCGCAGCGTCCCGCCCGCCGCTCCTACCGGCAGCAGCCCGCACAGGTGCGGGCCTGGCTGGAGGAGGAGTACCCGGCGATCGCCGCACGGGCCCGACGGGAGAAGGCCGAGCTGGTCTGGGCCGACCAGTGCGGCCTGCGGTCCGACACCGCTCCGCCCGGACGCTCCTGGGCCCCCGCCGGGCACACCCCGATCGTGCGGGTCAACGGCCGCCGCTTCAGGGTCAACATCATGTCCGCGGTCGCTTCGCGGGGCGCGCTGTGGTTCACCGTCTTCCCCGGCAAGTTCACCGCGAAGGTGTTCTGCGCGTTCCTCGACCGCCTCGCCGCGCAGGCCCGCCGCAAGGTTCATGTCATCGTCGACCGGCACCCGGTCCATCGCAGCAAGGCCGTCAAGGAGTGGCTCGTCGAGAACGCCGAGCGGATCGAGCTGCACCTGATGCCCGGCTACAGCCCTGAACTCAACCCCGACGCGCTGCTGAACGCCGACCTCAAACACCACATCCACGCGGCCCGCGCCACCTCGACCGACGACCTCGCCCGCGAAACCCGCCGCTTCCTACACCGCCGACAGCGCCAACCCCACATCGTGTCCGGCTACTTCCACGGCCGCCACGTCCGCTACACGATCCAGTAGGAAACCCATCAGTTTCGGCTCAATACCTGTCGTCCGATGGCACAGCTTCGATCCCATAATCCCTAGCGCCGCCCTGCTCCGGGAGCGCCACGGCGCCCAAGACTCGTTCCGGAAGCCAACCACCGCCCCACAGCCCGAACGGGGATGCCACGCGCCTTCCACCTCGGGGCGGAATCGTCTCGGGCTAGGCGCATTGATCACTCAGTGAGCCGCGGCCCTCGAGAGCAAACCGCTGCCTCGGATGGACCCTCAGCCAGCCGCACCCACCAGCGGAGTTGTTCTCCGTGTGCGAATCCGGCGGTCTTTCGCTGGACTTTTCAAACGTTCCCCCTATGGTCGTCGTCCCACCATTCCTCCACACAGGGGAGCGTGACCGACCTGTCTCTTGCACCGACTCGCCCGATCGGCGTTCTACGCCATCGCAAGGACCCCATGTCATCCCAGGAATCCGCGAAGAGCGGACGAAACGTTTCCCCCGATCTGGTCACCGGCAAATGGCTAACGACCGATGAACTCGCAGGCATCTTGAACGTCGATCCCTCCACACTCCGTCGCTGGCGCACCGCCCGCCCCCTGCAGGGGCCGCCGTTCGTCCCTGTGTCCGATCGCGTCACCCTCTACAGCGCGATCGACGTCGAGCACTGGCTGCGCAGTCGCCGCGTCGACCCTGAACAGGCGGCCTGACATGGCGATAGCGACACCCACCGCCGCTGTCGAAGCCGTTCCG encodes:
- a CDS encoding IS630 family transposase; translation: MRRLSPDAQEDLRLRVVAALESGRVATYGRAAEMFGVSERSVGTWWRAFKAGGRPALLAAERESRAGKGELLDSCARGAVLRAMRDYTPADLGQSGVMWTRASTRALIRLVCGVSMTEQGVGKWLRRHGFTPQRPARRSYRQQPAQVRAWLEEEYPAIAARARREKAELVWADQCGLRSDTAPPGRSWAPAGHTPIVRVNGRRFRVNIMSAVASRGALWFTVFPGKFTAKVFCAFLDRLAAQARRKVHVIVDRHPVHRSKAVKEWLVENAERIELHLMPGYSPELNPDALLNADLKHHIHAARATSTDDLARETRRFLHRRQRQPHIVSGYFHGRHVRYTIQ
- a CDS encoding helix-turn-helix transcriptional regulator codes for the protein MTDLSLAPTRPIGVLRHRKDPMSSQESAKSGRNVSPDLVTGKWLTTDELAGILNVDPSTLRRWRTARPLQGPPFVPVSDRVTLYSAIDVEHWLRSRRVDPEQAA
- a CDS encoding IS256 family transposase, translated to MHHRVSPTETIRGEIDAVFAEGRPLADCLEDVARLGARLIIQSALEAEVDEFLGRARYQRADAVQGQDQAPAADARPVPAARAGHRNGHREVTVKTTSGPVKIKKPKLRGTTEKFASRLFGATVTRTNALESLVIASFVRGLSTRDVENTLAEALGSDAALSKSTVSNICQNIRTDYDSWRQRDLSHVTLDYLFIDASHFRMHPNAPAEPVLAAWGIDTDGKPVFLGLEAAGSESHDAWADFLTGLLERGLTPPLLVISDGGAGLISASELVLGRSLRQRCLIHKCRNVTSKVSRHDLEAVKKDFWEIFDTATLGIPPGQQLVDAVQRRIDDFATKWGKAYPAAVKSLLTDRSSLTAYLRFPVEHHKRIRHSNFIERTFGETRRRVKVIGRFPGETSCVSLAFAVLDRAATGWRGFTTTPATARQLERMRRGLLHPAEAEVIHLAAPARVSLTKAA
- a CDS encoding IS1380 family transposase, yielding MQSSHAAAKVSARFDDPNLIAYGGLAPLVRLAERCGLPGLVGEMMRLPASKNGTGSFPAAKSMALIAGMAAGADSIDDMDRLRHGAMRRLFTGVRAPSTLGSFLRSFTHGHVKQLHAVARRFLPRLAAHTPLLPGADTVAYLDLDDTIKPVHGYAKQGTGYGYNKVKGLNALIATLSTPLAAPVIAATRLRKGSVNSVRGAGSFAAEAVRTARASGATGMLTVRADAAYYAAEVIAACRALGARFSVTVRMNASVKQAIAAIDETAWTPIKYPKAVWDSEEERWISDAEIAEIEYTAFTSKPKKQQVTARLIVRRVKRLNPATVPGGQGELFTAWRYHAAFTDSTLPLIDAERDHRRHAIVEQVISELKNGPFAHAPSGSFQANAAWLALAALAFNLTRACGTLAGTFHARATCATIRDHLVNVPARLARSARRLTLHLPERWPWHDAFEALFNTLHTPPQPT
- a CDS encoding IS5 family transposase (programmed frameshift), producing MLVVGADLSQRLVPDGLWELVAPLMPSFKCRPQGGGTAPLDERAVFTAVVYVLASGCAWRHLPETFGVSPATAHRRFTAWTRAGLWRCLHRAVLDELSARGELDWTSAIVDAASVRAKKGGSLTGPNPVDRGKKGSKLHVLSEARGIPLAVAVSGANTHDSQALKPLIRGIPAIRSRRGPRRRRPVKLRADKAYFSAHHLAWLRERGIIPRIARPGIESSERLGRHRWKIERSIAWLFGYRRLTVRYERKGSHFLAFLGLAAALTCYKKLAKLTT